A window of the Glaciimonas sp. CA11.2 genome harbors these coding sequences:
- a CDS encoding NAD(P)/FAD-dependent oxidoreductase: protein MPHSKPPLQHGDAQVKSLNSASDAAYDVLIIGAGFAGLHMLHQVRAMGLTARVFEAANDVGGVWYWNRYPGARCDVESLQYSYSFSTELEQEWVWTEKYAAQPEILRYIMHVADRFDLRRDIDFNTRITAAIFDETQNRWQLETDTGAQASGRFCVMASGSLSATRLPDIPGLAKFTGKIYHTGAWPHEGVDFSGKRVGVIGTGSSGIQTIPALARQVENLVVFQRTANFSIPGWNEALKPEDQQQWKSVYREHRTRAREVGTLYEFSDKGAMQATEQERAQEYERRWNKGGVNFVHSFNDVMVDKRANDTISDFVRARIRNTVEDPVVAEMLCPHDHPLGTKRICVDTGYYETYNRTNVKLVDLKKTPITEVSAEGVRCGDTEYALDALVCATGYDALTGALLNMDIRGRNGLTLVDKWADGPCTYLGLMTAGFPNMFIITGAGSPSALVNMVVGIEQHVEWISDCITYLDREKITTIEAGVPAEKDWVEHVNKAANKTLFPLANSWFLGANIPGKPRVFMPYVARIGVYRKECDEIADNAYRGFILTAA from the coding sequence ATGCCACATTCCAAGCCACCGTTGCAGCATGGCGACGCCCAAGTCAAATCATTGAATTCTGCATCGGATGCAGCGTACGACGTCTTAATCATCGGAGCCGGATTTGCCGGCTTGCACATGCTGCATCAGGTTCGTGCAATGGGTTTGACAGCGCGTGTCTTCGAGGCCGCAAATGATGTCGGTGGTGTCTGGTATTGGAATCGCTACCCCGGCGCTCGTTGTGACGTAGAAAGCTTACAGTACTCGTATTCGTTTTCTACTGAACTTGAGCAGGAATGGGTCTGGACCGAAAAGTACGCGGCACAGCCAGAAATATTACGCTATATCATGCACGTAGCGGATCGCTTCGATCTGCGTCGGGATATTGATTTTAATACGCGCATTACGGCTGCAATTTTCGATGAAACGCAAAATCGCTGGCAATTGGAAACTGATACTGGCGCACAGGCATCCGGACGTTTTTGCGTGATGGCAAGTGGTTCGCTCTCTGCCACAAGATTGCCGGATATTCCGGGTCTGGCCAAGTTCACCGGCAAGATTTATCATACCGGCGCATGGCCGCATGAAGGTGTCGATTTCAGTGGCAAAAGGGTGGGCGTGATCGGGACCGGTTCTTCCGGCATTCAAACGATTCCTGCACTCGCCCGTCAAGTAGAAAACTTAGTGGTCTTTCAACGTACCGCCAACTTTTCCATTCCAGGATGGAACGAAGCGCTCAAGCCCGAAGACCAGCAACAATGGAAAAGCGTCTATCGCGAACACCGCACCCGGGCGCGCGAAGTGGGGACCTTGTATGAGTTTTCAGATAAAGGCGCGATGCAGGCGACGGAACAAGAGCGCGCACAAGAATACGAACGTCGCTGGAATAAAGGCGGCGTCAACTTCGTTCATTCCTTTAATGATGTGATGGTCGATAAGCGTGCCAATGACACGATTTCAGACTTCGTTCGCGCCCGAATTAGAAATACAGTAGAAGATCCTGTCGTGGCAGAAATGCTCTGTCCACACGATCATCCGCTTGGCACCAAACGTATTTGTGTAGATACCGGTTATTACGAAACATACAATCGCACCAACGTTAAACTGGTCGATTTAAAAAAGACGCCGATTACCGAAGTAAGTGCTGAAGGGGTGCGTTGTGGTGACACAGAATATGCGTTAGATGCGCTGGTGTGTGCGACCGGTTACGACGCATTGACCGGGGCGCTACTGAACATGGATATTCGTGGCAGAAACGGCTTGACGCTGGTCGATAAATGGGCCGATGGGCCATGCACTTATCTGGGCTTAATGACGGCCGGTTTCCCCAATATGTTCATCATCACAGGCGCGGGAAGTCCGTCTGCGCTAGTCAATATGGTGGTCGGTATTGAGCAGCATGTTGAGTGGATTAGTGATTGTATAACCTATCTGGATCGAGAGAAAATCACCACTATTGAGGCGGGAGTGCCGGCGGAAAAAGACTGGGTAGAGCATGTCAATAAAGCGGCTAACAAGACACTTTTCCCACTGGCTAATTCATGGTTTTTGGGTGCCAATATTCCGGGGAAACCACGCGTATTCATGCCGTATGTGGCAAGAATTGGGGTGTACCGCAAGGAGTGTGATGAGATTGCGGATAATGCCTATCGCGGGTTTATCCTGACCGCGGCATAA
- a CDS encoding ABC transporter ATP-binding protein, with amino-acid sequence MKSNVLLNIASLQMRFQGLSALDDVSFTAQTGQITSLIGPNGAGKTTLFNCVTGMYRPTSGQVVFDGADITGKAAHQVSRHGVARTFQNLALFGGLTVMDNLLVGAYRQGASGLLQGAVTSWRARAEQRAAFTAATEVLEFLGMPDIADVLPGELPYGRQKQVEFARALMQKARLVLLDEPMAGMSSAEKSAMTELILRVREQYGVSFLIVEHDIPVIMDISDKIVVLDFGRKIAEGTPREVQANPAVIKAYLGTEHGAATDNV; translated from the coding sequence ATGAAGAGTAACGTTTTGCTCAATATTGCATCGTTGCAAATGCGCTTTCAGGGTTTAAGTGCGCTGGATGACGTGTCATTTACCGCACAAACAGGGCAGATTACCTCGTTGATCGGTCCTAATGGCGCCGGAAAAACCACCTTATTTAACTGCGTCACTGGCATGTATCGGCCAACATCGGGACAGGTGGTTTTCGACGGTGCCGACATTACAGGGAAAGCAGCGCATCAGGTCTCGCGGCATGGCGTGGCGCGGACGTTCCAGAATTTGGCATTGTTCGGTGGCCTGACGGTGATGGATAACTTGTTGGTTGGCGCATATCGGCAAGGCGCATCCGGCCTGCTGCAAGGTGCTGTCACAAGCTGGCGGGCGCGTGCGGAGCAACGGGCCGCATTCACGGCAGCGACCGAGGTTTTGGAATTTTTAGGTATGCCCGATATCGCTGACGTGTTGCCGGGAGAGTTACCTTATGGACGACAAAAGCAAGTCGAATTCGCCCGTGCGTTAATGCAAAAAGCGCGCTTGGTGTTGCTCGATGAACCGATGGCTGGTATGAGTAGCGCGGAAAAAAGCGCAATGACCGAATTGATCTTGCGCGTGCGTGAGCAATACGGCGTCAGCTTTTTGATTGTGGAACATGACATCCCGGTGATCATGGATATTTCTGACAAGATCGTCGTTCTTGATTTTGGCCGCAAAATCGCTGAGGGAACGCCGCGCGAGGTGCAGGCAAATCCAGCGGTGATCAAGGCGTATCTTGGCACCGAACATGGCGCTGCCACGGACAACGTTTAA
- a CDS encoding ABC transporter ATP-binding protein encodes MEIMLNVDNLSVAYARKGLALDSVSLALPAGSIVALLGANGAGKTTLIRAITGLLGLHGGGVTAGRIDFAGNSILGLPSHQLVRLGMAQVPEGRLVFKQLSVEENLQVGAAILPRAAVSKRMEAVYTLFPRLLERRRQAAGWLSGGEQQMLALGRALVAGPRLLLVDELSLGLAPLIVETIYEQLKVVGDTLGTSMLVVEQNARLALQFASTAYVLDRGRIVLSGPASEVAASALVKQSYLGSQREEATV; translated from the coding sequence ATGGAAATAATGCTCAATGTAGACAATCTGTCGGTTGCCTATGCACGTAAAGGTTTGGCGCTGGATTCGGTCAGTCTGGCCTTGCCAGCGGGCAGCATCGTCGCCCTGCTAGGCGCTAATGGTGCTGGCAAAACCACCTTAATCCGCGCGATTACCGGTTTGCTGGGTTTGCATGGCGGCGGCGTCACAGCTGGCAGGATCGATTTCGCAGGGAATTCTATTCTTGGTTTGCCTTCGCACCAATTGGTGCGACTTGGTATGGCGCAGGTGCCGGAAGGCAGACTGGTATTCAAGCAATTAAGCGTCGAAGAAAACTTACAGGTCGGCGCTGCTATATTGCCGCGGGCCGCTGTCAGCAAACGGATGGAAGCGGTATACACACTTTTTCCACGCTTGCTTGAGCGACGTCGACAAGCCGCTGGCTGGCTTTCCGGCGGTGAACAGCAAATGCTGGCGTTAGGACGGGCGTTGGTAGCAGGACCCCGACTATTGCTGGTCGATGAGCTGTCGCTAGGCCTCGCGCCCTTGATCGTGGAAACGATTTATGAGCAACTGAAAGTCGTCGGCGACACCTTGGGAACCTCCATGTTGGTGGTCGAGCAAAACGCGCGATTGGCACTGCAATTCGCCAGCACCGCTTATGTCCTGGATCGTGGCCGGATTGTATTGTCCGGTCCTGCGAGTGAAGTAGCCGCCAGCGCATTGGTCAAGCAATCTTACCTTGGCAGTCAGCGCGAAGAGGCAACAGTTTGA
- a CDS encoding branched-chain amino acid ABC transporter permease gives MSTQPQLQASAQTLVIPTPAAVFPWRWIGIIAAIAILCYLPVVLDQRAIFGFRLSNLQLLNIGLTQVNLTLIAILGALSLNYLTGCAGLISIGHAAFYAVGAIAAAVTGTQWGWPFPLVLIAAGVAGALAGVFAGLPSLRVRGLYFVLSTLALHFIVVYLLAEYQYKFFDVVGIPFNEAKVGPFALDSGLRWYFFLLPLVAVVYMCLRNTMRSREGRALMAMRDHELAATAAGIDVRILRLKAFAFSSAIAAMAGALYAYFMTNVAADFFSINFAVQFIAMIIIGGMGSLAGSVCGAVIWLLLPAVISGFATHAGGSPGVVGQFLLNSKPQLVNLTFGLLVVILLIFAPGGMAGLGVQLRKRFSSWRSNVWK, from the coding sequence ATGAGTACTCAACCTCAATTACAGGCATCCGCCCAAACATTGGTGATCCCAACACCAGCCGCTGTTTTTCCCTGGCGCTGGATCGGCATCATCGCTGCTATCGCTATTCTGTGCTACTTACCGGTGGTACTGGATCAACGTGCGATATTCGGTTTTCGGCTATCTAACCTGCAACTGCTGAATATTGGTTTAACGCAAGTCAACCTGACGCTGATCGCCATTTTAGGTGCACTATCGCTCAATTATTTAACGGGTTGTGCCGGTTTGATTTCTATCGGTCACGCTGCGTTTTATGCGGTTGGTGCGATTGCTGCCGCCGTGACGGGAACGCAATGGGGCTGGCCTTTTCCATTGGTGCTGATCGCCGCGGGAGTAGCTGGCGCCTTAGCCGGAGTCTTCGCGGGTTTGCCGTCGTTACGCGTGCGCGGATTGTATTTTGTGCTGTCAACGTTAGCGTTGCATTTTATCGTCGTATATCTGCTTGCCGAATACCAGTACAAATTCTTTGACGTAGTGGGTATTCCTTTCAACGAAGCTAAGGTCGGACCGTTTGCACTCGACTCTGGATTGCGCTGGTATTTCTTTTTGCTGCCATTGGTGGCCGTGGTTTATATGTGTTTGCGCAACACCATGCGCTCACGTGAAGGGCGCGCATTGATGGCAATGCGTGATCATGAGCTGGCTGCCACTGCGGCTGGTATCGACGTACGCATTTTGCGCTTGAAAGCCTTCGCTTTTAGCTCCGCCATCGCTGCAATGGCGGGTGCTTTATACGCGTATTTCATGACCAATGTTGCTGCGGATTTTTTCAGCATCAACTTCGCGGTCCAGTTCATCGCCATGATCATTATTGGCGGGATGGGATCGCTGGCCGGTTCAGTATGTGGGGCGGTTATCTGGTTATTGTTGCCAGCCGTGATCAGCGGTTTTGCGACCCATGCGGGCGGATCGCCTGGTGTGGTTGGTCAGTTTTTGCTAAATAGTAAGCCGCAACTGGTGAATCTGACTTTTGGACTGCTGGTGGTTATATTGTTGATTTTTGCGCCGGGCGGCATGGCTGGCCTTGGCGTCCAATTGCGTAAGCGGTTTTCCTCATGGCGGAGCAACGTATGGAAATAA
- a CDS encoding branched-chain amino acid ABC transporter permease — protein MMTQILFSGLALGSIYGLVALGFAVIFKATGVFNFAQGMLVVVGAYLAVTGSTQLGLPFPMAVVFIVLSAALLGAAIHALLIRPLAGRPLLPVIMITIALAIVLRAMIELIYGPQARSLMTPLPTGSFLVGGVRISELHLTAALVSWACMAGVGAFFKFTSAGLLMRATADSHEAALVSGINVNRINALAWAIGCVLAAIGGVFLGQLQVATVELENIGLLALPAVVIGGLQSIPGAIVGGLLVGLIEQFGSAYISPKARDILIYAPLLMILMVRPWGLFGQRELGRV, from the coding sequence ATGATGACCCAAATCCTTTTCAGCGGCTTAGCGCTGGGTAGCATTTACGGCTTGGTGGCGCTTGGCTTCGCGGTGATATTTAAGGCGACCGGGGTGTTTAATTTTGCCCAGGGTATGTTGGTTGTTGTCGGTGCTTATTTGGCCGTGACTGGCAGTACGCAGCTCGGTTTGCCTTTCCCGATGGCGGTGGTTTTCATCGTCCTTTCCGCGGCATTATTGGGCGCTGCAATCCATGCGTTATTGATTCGTCCTTTGGCCGGTCGTCCATTGTTACCGGTGATTATGATCACTATTGCATTGGCGATTGTGCTGCGTGCCATGATCGAATTGATTTACGGACCACAGGCAAGGTCATTGATGACGCCCTTGCCAACCGGCAGTTTTTTAGTCGGCGGTGTACGGATATCAGAATTGCATTTAACCGCTGCGTTGGTGAGTTGGGCCTGTATGGCAGGCGTGGGTGCTTTCTTCAAGTTCACGTCGGCCGGTTTACTGATGCGGGCCACTGCTGATAGTCATGAAGCAGCGCTTGTGTCTGGCATCAACGTCAATCGCATCAATGCCCTGGCGTGGGCTATCGGATGCGTCCTGGCGGCTATCGGGGGCGTCTTTTTAGGACAGTTGCAAGTGGCGACTGTCGAGCTGGAAAACATTGGTTTGCTGGCCTTACCAGCGGTGGTGATCGGTGGCTTGCAAAGTATTCCGGGCGCCATTGTGGGTGGTTTGCTGGTTGGCTTAATTGAACAATTCGGGTCCGCATATATCTCACCTAAAGCGCGTGACATATTGATTTATGCACCGCTATTGATGATTCTGATGGTGAGACCGTGGGGTTTGTTCGGTCAACGTGAACTCGGTCGGGTGTGA
- a CDS encoding ABC transporter substrate-binding protein — protein sequence MTMLKSGARASVGKFALGLIAASFAFSANAFEQESDGVYADHIDWGVMMDLSGPASAAQLPWVKGFQAYMRKVNESGGIHGRKINILAEDDRYDASLDRVAYDKLVNQTPVLGISGVGNSSAQVALAPSIRRGKVPIVGTYVTTKPAVEPASPLFYGSFCGFREMAQVGVGFFIDKLKLKAPTVATINLDVASGKEYAGYIDEAVAQRGGTSKSIQIKVAAADATAQVLEIIKMKPDFVAIHGVPTTAILVMRAMQQYGLNIPTFAITYLGTPGVYEALGPKTGSNYYFVSCFTPGGIEETPAIKEMSALADKYGNGALKNDGNYVAGWVVGQLAAESIARAGAAPTRAAMVAAMAKGFEVDTKGVSSQLKYTPDNHLGLVQLRPYNYDYDTKRFKAYGKYGDYQQVAK from the coding sequence ATGACTATGTTGAAAAGTGGCGCACGCGCCTCTGTTGGTAAATTTGCGCTTGGCTTAATCGCAGCCAGCTTCGCTTTTAGCGCTAATGCTTTCGAGCAAGAAAGCGATGGCGTCTATGCCGATCATATTGATTGGGGCGTCATGATGGATCTGAGTGGACCGGCTTCGGCAGCCCAGTTGCCTTGGGTAAAGGGTTTTCAGGCGTATATGCGCAAGGTGAATGAAAGCGGCGGTATTCATGGCCGCAAAATCAACATTCTGGCTGAAGATGACCGCTACGACGCATCGCTGGATCGCGTCGCTTACGACAAGCTAGTCAATCAAACTCCCGTATTAGGCATTTCTGGCGTCGGCAACTCGAGCGCGCAGGTTGCCTTGGCACCGTCAATCCGACGTGGCAAGGTGCCTATTGTCGGTACTTATGTGACGACCAAACCAGCGGTTGAGCCTGCATCGCCACTATTTTATGGTTCCTTTTGCGGTTTCCGTGAAATGGCACAAGTTGGTGTCGGATTTTTTATCGATAAGCTGAAACTGAAAGCGCCAACGGTCGCCACCATCAACCTTGATGTCGCGTCCGGTAAAGAATACGCAGGATATATTGATGAAGCGGTGGCGCAGCGCGGCGGCACGTCGAAGTCGATTCAAATAAAAGTAGCCGCTGCTGATGCGACTGCGCAAGTGCTCGAAATCATTAAAATGAAACCGGATTTCGTCGCCATTCATGGCGTACCGACTACCGCCATTTTGGTAATGCGGGCGATGCAGCAATACGGTTTGAATATTCCAACCTTCGCCATTACTTATCTCGGCACGCCGGGTGTGTATGAGGCTTTGGGCCCTAAGACTGGCAGCAACTATTATTTTGTCAGCTGCTTCACGCCGGGCGGAATCGAAGAAACGCCTGCTATTAAAGAGATGTCGGCGTTAGCCGATAAATATGGCAATGGCGCGTTGAAGAACGATGGTAATTATGTCGCCGGATGGGTGGTTGGCCAACTGGCAGCCGAATCGATCGCCCGGGCTGGCGCTGCGCCGACCCGTGCTGCGATGGTTGCAGCAATGGCGAAAGGCTTTGAAGTAGATACTAAAGGCGTATCGTCGCAACTGAAATACACACCCGACAATCATCTTGGGTTAGTGCAACTGAGACCTTATAACTACGATTACGACACCAAGCGCTTCAAGGCGTATGGCAAGTACGGTGACTATCAGCAGGTCGCCAAATAA
- a CDS encoding glucose 1-dehydrogenase, translating into MNHEQTRFTNKVFLISGGARGLGTAQARFLVAEGAKVVIADVLIEEGQQLAQELGDACIFQPLDVTSEAQWDAAVAVARSMGKLHGLVNNAGVYTPQALVDTDTAQFERHMRINQLGTFLGMRAVVAAFEETGSGAIVNMSSTVALRSAPNSIAYTASKWAVRGMTKAAALELADRNIRVNSVHPGPIDTDMLNIRSREENLRRVQQVPMKRLGTKEEIAKLVLFLLSDDSAYMTGSEVAMDGGAAL; encoded by the coding sequence ATGAATCACGAACAGACGCGTTTTACTAACAAAGTATTTTTGATTTCCGGCGGCGCACGTGGCCTCGGTACTGCGCAAGCCCGTTTTCTGGTGGCCGAAGGCGCGAAGGTTGTGATTGCCGATGTCCTGATCGAAGAAGGCCAGCAACTGGCGCAAGAATTAGGCGACGCGTGTATTTTTCAGCCGTTGGATGTCACCTCCGAAGCGCAGTGGGATGCAGCCGTTGCCGTTGCCCGCAGCATGGGAAAATTACACGGTTTGGTCAACAATGCTGGCGTGTACACCCCGCAAGCGCTAGTCGATACCGACACCGCCCAGTTCGAACGGCATATGCGCATCAATCAATTGGGTACTTTTCTTGGCATGCGCGCTGTGGTCGCAGCTTTCGAAGAAACCGGCAGCGGCGCGATCGTGAATATGTCATCCACTGTGGCCTTGCGCAGCGCGCCTAATTCAATTGCTTACACGGCCAGCAAATGGGCGGTGCGCGGTATGACCAAGGCCGCCGCGCTAGAGTTGGCGGATCGCAATATTCGTGTCAACTCGGTTCATCCAGGGCCGATTGATACCGATATGCTCAACATCCGTAGCCGCGAAGAAAACCTTCGTCGGGTACAGCAAGTGCCAATGAAACGTCTTGGCACCAAGGAAGAAATTGCCAAATTGGTGTTGTTTCTTTTGTCTGATGACAGCGCATACATGACCGGATCGGAAGTAGCTATGGACGGCGGTGCCGCCCTATAG
- a CDS encoding NAD(P)/FAD-dependent oxidoreductase, translated as MIRTSSPTHSALASDVDVVVVGAGFAGLYMLHRLRQLGLKTQVCEAGKGVGGTWYWNRYPGARCDVESMQYSYSFSEELQQEWQWTERYPKQDEILRYINHVADRFELRSDIAFETRISSAIYDAESQRWTVLTEHGDTMSARFLITAAGCLSAARMPDLAGLDSFKGQFYHTGNWPHEPVDFTGKRVGVIGTGSSGVQTIPVIARQASELVVFQRTPNFSIPAWNRPLSDEDQQSWKADYAANREKARHTRSGILYEYSTRATTDVPEAEREAEYERRWQRGGANYTHAFNDIYTNRSSNDSAAQFVRNKIHTTVNDPDIAALLAPNDHAIGTKRICVDTDYYQTFNQPHVSLVDLRTAPIVEIVPEGMRTAAATYDLDCIVFATGYDAVTGALDRIDIRGTGGLALKDKWTDGPRTYLGLMTAGFPNLFFITGPGSPSILTNVVVAIEQHVNWIANCLASMQKNERGVAEADLSAENDWVAHVNEVASKTLFPSTKSWFMGANIPGKPQVFLPYVGGFGNYSVICEEVVADDYRGFAFTSA; from the coding sequence ATGATTCGCACTTCCTCACCCACTCACTCCGCCCTTGCAAGCGATGTCGACGTCGTTGTCGTTGGGGCTGGCTTTGCCGGTTTATATATGTTGCATCGCTTGCGCCAGCTCGGCTTGAAAACCCAAGTGTGCGAGGCGGGAAAGGGCGTGGGCGGCACCTGGTATTGGAACCGTTATCCTGGCGCCCGTTGCGACGTAGAAAGCATGCAATATTCCTATTCATTCTCCGAGGAGTTACAGCAGGAGTGGCAATGGACTGAGCGTTACCCGAAGCAGGACGAGATTTTGCGTTACATCAACCACGTCGCCGACCGTTTTGAATTGCGTTCCGACATCGCATTCGAAACCAGAATTAGCAGCGCCATCTATGATGCTGAAAGTCAGCGCTGGACTGTTCTTACAGAGCATGGCGACACCATGTCAGCGCGTTTCCTGATCACTGCCGCAGGTTGTCTGTCGGCAGCGCGCATGCCGGATCTGGCCGGACTGGATAGTTTTAAAGGACAGTTCTATCACACCGGAAACTGGCCGCATGAGCCGGTCGACTTCACCGGCAAGCGTGTCGGGGTTATTGGCACTGGCTCGTCCGGGGTCCAGACCATACCGGTGATTGCGCGTCAGGCCAGCGAATTAGTGGTGTTTCAGCGCACACCTAACTTCAGCATTCCTGCCTGGAATCGTCCACTATCGGACGAAGACCAACAAAGTTGGAAGGCTGACTACGCCGCGAACCGCGAAAAAGCGCGACACACCCGTTCCGGTATCTTGTATGAATACAGCACGCGCGCCACCACCGACGTGCCGGAAGCTGAGCGCGAGGCGGAATACGAGCGCCGCTGGCAGCGTGGCGGAGCCAACTACACGCATGCGTTCAACGATATTTATACCAACCGCAGCTCGAACGACAGCGCTGCACAATTCGTGCGAAATAAAATTCACACCACGGTCAATGATCCCGATATCGCGGCATTGCTAGCACCGAACGACCACGCCATCGGCACCAAACGTATTTGCGTCGACACCGATTATTACCAGACATTTAATCAACCGCACGTCAGTCTGGTCGATTTGCGCACTGCACCGATTGTAGAAATCGTACCGGAAGGAATGCGTACCGCTGCTGCTACATATGATTTGGACTGTATCGTGTTTGCCACCGGTTACGACGCGGTGACCGGCGCGCTTGATCGCATTGATATTCGTGGAACCGGAGGTCTCGCACTAAAAGATAAGTGGACTGATGGGCCGCGGACTTATCTGGGATTGATGACAGCTGGTTTCCCTAATCTCTTCTTCATTACGGGTCCTGGCAGTCCATCGATTTTGACCAATGTCGTCGTGGCCATCGAGCAGCATGTGAACTGGATTGCCAATTGTCTTGCTTCCATGCAAAAAAACGAGCGTGGCGTGGCCGAGGCGGATCTGAGTGCCGAGAACGATTGGGTAGCCCACGTGAATGAAGTCGCCTCAAAGACACTCTTTCCAAGTACGAAGTCCTGGTTTATGGGCGCAAATATTCCGGGGAAACCGCAAGTCTTTTTGCCTTACGTGGGCGGCTTCGGAAATTACAGCGTGATTTGCGAAGAAGTAGTCGCCGATGACTATCGTGGCTTTGCATTTACATCTGCCTGA
- a CDS encoding alpha/beta hydrolase, whose translation MPTLDPEVEHLLALGRAAGRVPFEAMTPDAARVAYAASKDVMQAPSVEVASVRDIYIPGLGGSLCLRLYRPMGTLLDEQLPCLVFLHGGGWVIGNLESHDRLCRRLANAARVCVVAVDYRLAPEHRFPAALDDAATALRWVVDNAVEMSIVPDRIAVGGDSAGGNLAAVLALMARDGTVPPLAFQALIYPAVDLTAASNSYQTMTAGIPLTAATMHYFIDHYTPEVKDRLDWHASPIKASSLAGTPPALVVTVSNDPLCDEGLAYARRLEEEGVRVTSLHLSDQIHGMLMMGQFLSTSNIVVDYIGATLGAALYSLTATD comes from the coding sequence ATGCCAACATTAGACCCTGAAGTCGAACATTTGCTCGCGCTAGGCCGTGCAGCGGGGCGCGTCCCGTTTGAAGCAATGACGCCCGACGCTGCCCGCGTTGCCTACGCTGCTTCGAAGGATGTCATGCAAGCACCATCAGTGGAAGTTGCATCGGTGCGTGATATTTATATTCCCGGATTGGGTGGATCCTTGTGCCTGCGGCTGTATCGTCCGATGGGCACTCTTCTGGACGAGCAACTTCCTTGTCTGGTCTTTTTGCATGGCGGCGGATGGGTGATCGGCAATCTGGAAAGCCACGACCGGTTATGTCGTCGCTTAGCCAATGCAGCGCGCGTGTGCGTGGTGGCGGTTGATTATCGGTTAGCACCGGAGCATCGCTTTCCAGCGGCGCTGGACGACGCAGCGACTGCATTGCGATGGGTCGTGGATAATGCCGTCGAGATGTCGATCGTGCCGGACCGCATTGCTGTCGGTGGCGACAGTGCAGGCGGCAACCTCGCCGCAGTACTGGCATTGATGGCACGCGATGGTACTGTGCCTCCGCTGGCGTTTCAGGCGCTGATTTATCCTGCCGTAGATTTGACTGCCGCCAGCAATTCCTATCAGACCATGACTGCTGGCATCCCGCTGACCGCCGCCACCATGCACTATTTCATTGATCATTACACGCCTGAGGTGAAGGACAGGCTTGACTGGCACGCTTCTCCGATCAAGGCTTCGAGTCTGGCCGGAACACCGCCTGCACTGGTCGTGACGGTCAGCAACGATCCGTTGTGTGACGAAGGGTTAGCATACGCCCGTCGGCTGGAGGAGGAGGGCGTGCGCGTCACCTCGTTGCACTTGTCGGACCAGATTCACGGCATGCTGATGATGGGACAATTTTTGTCTACCAGCAATATCGTTGTCGATTATATCGGCGCCACGCTCGGTGCCGCTTTGTATTCCCTTACCGCAACAGATTAG